The Terriglobia bacterium genome contains the following window.
ATTGGTCCAGGTCTGGCCGCCGTCGGTTGTCTTGTAGATGCCCCGCTCCTTATTGGGCCCGAACAGATGGCCCAGCGCTGCGACATAGACGACGTTGGGATCTTTGGGATCGGGCACGATTCGGGCGATCGTTTGAGTTTCCTTCAGTCCCATGAAGGTGAACGTCTTCCCGGCGTCCGCCGATTTGTAGACTCCCGCGCCGAAGGACGAGCTCTGACGATTGTTGGCTTCGCCGGTGCCGACCCAGATGATGCTGGGATTGGGCTGGTAAATTGCGATATCACCGATGGAAATCACAGGATAAGTATCAAAGATCGGCTCAAAGGTGGTGCCGTTGTTGACGGTCTTCCACAGGCCGCCGGTAGCAAATCCTACATAGAACATGGCAGGATTGCTCTCCACGGCTTCGATATCGTCAATGCGGCCCGCCATGCTCGCAGGTCCGATCGAACGCCAGCGAAACTCCTTGAGTATTGGATCTTCGGATTGGTTGATGGCAGGCCCGGCCGGTGGTGCTCCCCCGCGTCCCTGACTCCATGCCGCTGCTGTGAGCAGCAGGCAAATCATCAATCCAAGCCAAATCTTGATGTGACGAGTTCGTCGCTCTCGTTTCATAGGTGCGACCCTTTCCTAGATTGGATGTTGGGGGAAAACCAGGTCAACGTATCCCCGTTCCGACCCCTGGTCCCGTCTCTTATACGCCATGCCGCCGGCGTTTGTAACACTCTTTTCACGTGCTTCATCGATTCTGAAGAGCAACGCACCCACACAGAGTCCCCGGAGCCCGTCCGGCAGAGGCGTTCTTCTCAGCGCTCCGTGCGCCCTCTGCCTTGAGATTTTGATGATGCCCAACTACCGGAAGAACAGAACCCAGATCAGGATAAAGATCGGGATCAGCACCGGCAGTGAATAACGGAAAATGTACCCGAAAAACGAAGGGCACCTGACTCCATGGTGCTCTGCAATCGACTTGACCATGAAATTAGGGCCGTTGCCGATGTAGGTGTTTGCTCCGAAAAAGACCGCTCCTACCGAGATCGCCTGAAGCAACCGGCCATGCTCGGTCAGCAGGATCTTAATGTGCTCGGTGTTGCCGAGGGTGAGCTGATGCAATCCCATCGCCGCGCCGAGAAAATTGAGATAGGTCGGAGCATTGTCGAGAAAGCTCGAGAGGATGCCTGTGGACCAATAAAACTGTCCCGCAGTCCTGATCCCGAGGTGATCGGCGTTCAGCGCGAGCCAGTCGAGCGCCGGCACCATGGTGGCGAAGATGCCGGCGAAAAGGATGGCCACTTCCTTGATCGGAGCGAAGGTGAACTCATTGGCGCGCAGAGCCTCCTTCCGGGCGAAACGGTGAGCGGCGGTGGCTGCTGAGATCATGATGATTTCGCGCACCGGCGTTCTGGCAAAAACGGCTGCGAGAATAATGAACAGAAACAAGAAGCTGTGGGTTCCGCGCAGTTCGAACCGCGCGCTTTTGACATGGCGGGATTTTTCATCAGCCTGCTTCCGATGGGCGTATGTATCCACCGCAAAGAACACAGCCAGCACCAGGACCATGGCCAACAGCCAGATATGCCATACCTTTTGCATCGTCCACTGAAACGGCACCCCATTCAGGTAGCCGAGGAACAGGGGCGGATCGGCCGTGGGCGTCAGTGCGCCGCCCATGTTGCTGACAATGAAGATGAAGAACGCGATGTGATAGCCGCGCACACGGGGCCGGTTGATGCGCAGGAACGGCCGGATGAGGAGCATCGATGCGCCGGTCGTGCCCAGAATGTTCGAAACCAGCGCGCCTGCGGCCAGAAGCAGCGTGTTCACCAGCGGCGTGGCGCGGCGCTCGGTGTGCAGGAAAATGCCGCCGGCTGCGACAAACAGCGATCCGATCAGCACGATGAAGCTGAAGTATTCGACGAAGGTCTCCATCATGCGGCGGTAATCCAGGCAGACGGCGTAGTAGGCAAAAACGATGACTCCCAGGCCGATCGAAACGTGCGGGTAGTATTTCTCCCACCAATGGCGATTGATGAATGGTGCGATGGCGATCGCCAGGAGCAGAAGCGCAAAGGGAAGTATCATCCAGGGGTTGACCGGGAGGATTTGGCTACTGGCCCCGACGATCTGGTCCGGCATTCTCTGCATCATCCGCCTCATCAAACCACGAAACACACAAGATGCGCGAAGATTTTTTCGTGTGCATCGTCTTATGTGGTAAGTATTCGTGCGCCTTCGATTCGGAATTTCAGGCTTGAATGGAGTAGAATGATCGCAAAGGATACCTTTTGGTGACACAAGCGAATCTGCAGGAGCAAGTCCGTGAAAAACGCCTTGTTGCCGCAACTTCGGTAGCGGCCGCCATCTTTCTTACAGGCACCAAGCTGGTCATCGGCCTCATTACTGGGAGCCTCGGGATTCTGGCGGAAGCTGCACACTCGGGGCTCGACCTGGCGGCCGCCGTGATCACCTTGCTGGCGGTGAGGGTGAGTGATCGACCCGCCGACGAATCGCATCTTTATGGTCACGGCAAGGTCGAGAATCTGAGCGCGCTCGCCGAGACGGGGCTGTTGTTCATCACGTGCCTCTGGATCCTTTACGAAGCCATCCGGCGCCTCTTCTTCGTGGAAGTTGAGATCAATCCCAGCGTGTGGGCCTTTCTCACCATGGCGATTTCAATTGTCATCGACTTCTCACGGTCGCGGGCGCTGGGACGCATCGCGCGCAAATACCACAGCCAGGCTCTGGAAGCTGATGCGCTGCATTTCAGCACCGACATCTGGAGCTCCGCGGTCGTGCTCGTGGGACTCGGACTGGTGCGCTACGGCGAGGCCACGGGCACGAAGTCGATCTTTGCGCGCGCCGACGCGGCGGCTGCCTTGATTGTCGCTCTTATCGTGGTGTATGTGAGCGTGCAACTCGGACGCCGGACCATCGACATTTTGCTGGATAGCGCTCCCGCCGGGTTGGCGGAGCATTACGCGGCGGCCTTGTCGGGAGTCAACGGTGTGCTGCGCGTCTCGCGCATCCGCGTGCGCAACGTCGGCAGCCAGGTCTTTGTTGATTTGAGCGTGGATGTGCCGCGGTATCTGTCCTTCGAGGAGAGTCACGCCGTGACTCAGCGGGCGCAGGAGGCGGTGCGCGGCGTATCGCCCAATGCCGACGTGGTCGTGCACGCCGACCCCGTCTCCGAGAATGAAGGGGTGCTCGAGAGAATCCGGGCGGTGGCGGCGCGCTCGCATTCAGCGGTGCACAACATTACCACGCACTCGACCGAGCGCGGCATCTGGATTGACCTCGACCTCGAGGTCGATCCCGAGCTCAGCTTCGAAAGCGCGCACTTGCTGGCCACCGAGCTGGAGACGCAGCTGCGCCAGGAATTGGGCGCGGGTGATCTGCCCACCACGGTCGCAGATGTACATGTGCACATTGAGCCCCGGAGTGAAGTGCTGGCGCCAGGCCTTGAAATCGCGGAGGCGGAAGCTGCCCGCTATCACGAACGGATCGAGGCCGTCTGCCGCGAACTGGAGCGCACGCGCGGCTGTCAGGATGTCGAGCTTCACCGAATGAGGGGCAAGGTGTATCTCTCGCTGCACCTGCTCGTCGACACGGATTGTCCTGTCGGCGAGGTGCACGGGATTGCCGAAGAACTGGAAAGCCGCTTGCGCCTCGAGTTTCCTCAGCTCGGGCGCATCGTGATCCACGCGGAGCCCGCCGGCAAGACCCTCTCGAAATGACTTTGGATTGCGGATTTTGGATTTGTGAACGGCTACCATTCAATGAATCCGCCGCCCATCAGGTCATGGCAGGCGCACTCCTGGTCAGGATCAAAAGCTTGAACCCAATCCGCCAGCTTTATGGCGGCTGCTCTCGGCGGTGTATCGGCATCCACCGCACCTGCATCCGTCTTCAGTTTCCCGGGGTGGAGGGCAACCACACGGATGCCTTCACCTCTGAGTTCGTGATCCAGGCAGGCTGTGAGCATGTTCTGAGCGCACTTGGCGATCTGATAGGAGTAAATGCCCCGGAAGTGCCCCGCGACCGTGCGGGTTATGGATCCCCACCTGGAGGTTACGTTGACCACGATGGGCCTCCCGGCTTTCCGCAGAAACGGCAGCGCGGCCCGAGTGCAGCGGAATGCGCCCACACAATGAACCCGAAACAAACTCTCGATATCTTCCGGGGCCGTGCTCGGCAGCCAGCGCAGCTTTTTGATGTTGCCGGCGTTGTTGATGAGCACATCGAGCGAACCGCAGTCCCGCTCCAGGACGCCGAAGATCTGCCGTTCCACGTCGGCGGACGCAACATCGCCGACAACCGGGTGACACGCGGCTCCGTAATCTGAATTCAGTCCCGCTGCGACAGCCGGATCCCGGACGAGGGGAAAGACGGTCCATCCGCGTCCAGCGTATACATCCAGTAATTCGCGTCCGAATCCCCTGCCGGCGCCGGTAATGAACACACTCGGCATTTCCAGGCTCCAATAACGAAACCGCAGGCGCACGCAGATGAGCGCGAGTGATCATCAGCGCTTCTCTGCGTGCACCTGCAGTTCCCCGATTTATCAGGCGGTTAGTTTTCCTTCTTAATGGACGTCGAGACGATTGCATTCAGGTCTGCGGCTGCCTGCGCAGCCTCCTCTTTATATTCACGCAGGAGCAGCAGCATGCCGTCACTGGGCCGGGCGATCGTCCCCGTCACGGAGCCGAGCAGAGAGTTGACATTCTCGCGCAGCTTCGCACCGCAACGGTAGCTCATGGTGCATTCGCGCACAAGCTTGGCATGCAACTGATTGAGCTGATCCAGTGCGGGGCGGCGCGCCGGATCGGAGAGGGACGTCAGCTGACGCGTCAGGTCCTCCACACGATTGACCAAACCGGTGACTGTGACACTGAGCGCCTGCACCTCCTGCGCCGTGTTGGACTGCGCCTGGAGATCGGCCGCCGAAACCTTTACTTTCGGGTCAAGCACGACACGGGCCGGTTTGCTCATCTGTTTGCTGCCGACCTGGAGCACGACGTTGTATTCGCCGGGTACGACCTGCGGGCTGGAACCACCGCCGCCGCGCCCGCCGCCGCCACGCCCTCCGGCTCCGGGAGCGCCTGCCGCCGGGCCGGTGCCGGGCGCACCGCCGGGAGCCGCCTGCGGCCCTTCGATGCGCAGATCCCAAATCACCCGGTTCACGCCCGCCCGGTTCGTCTGGTTGCGGAAGGTGCGCATCGCCTTGCCGGCTTTATCGGTGATTGTGATGCTTACCTGGTCGGTCGTGGCTGCTCTGAGATAGTAATCAATGGCCGCCCCATAAGGTGGATTCGGAGCGCCGTAGTCCTTCGCGCCGACGGAGCCATCACGTCCCGCAAGCTGGCGGCGCATGGCCGGTTGAATGTCGAACAGGAAGGCATCGCTCGCCCTGGCTTGTGCCAGTTGTTGCAGCGGAGTGATGTTGTCGAGAATGTAGGCGCCGCGGCCATGCGTGCCGACAATCATGTCGTTGTCGCGGGGATGAATGGCGATGTCCCTGACTGCCACCGGCGGCATGTTGTTGCGGATCGGCACCCAGTGGCCGCCGTCGTCCCAGGATGCAAAAATGCCCAACTCGGTGCCCAGATACAGCAGGTTTTTCACCTTCGGATCTTCGCGCACCACGTGAACGTAACCTTTTCCGGGCAGGTCGCCCCGGATCGAGGTCCAGGTCTGGCCGTAGTCGGTGGTCTTGTATGCGTATGGCGCGAAGTCGTTGTCCTGATGACGATCCACTGCGACATACGCTGTGCCGGCATCGTAGTGCGAGGCCTCGATGGTCGGGATCCAGGGGTTGGGCGCCAGACCTTTGATGTTGCCGATCGTATTGGTCCATTTTTTGCCGCCATCCTGTGTCACCTGAATGTTGCCGTCGTCGGTGCCTGCCCAGATTACGCCCGCCCTGACCGGTGATTCGGCTATGGTGAGGATCGTACAGTGGAATTCCGCCGCGGTGTTGTCGGTTACGATTTCGCCACCGGAAGACTGTTGTTTGCTTTTGTCGTTGGTGCTCAGATCGGGGCTGATGATCTCCCACGAATAGCCCTGATTGGTCGTCTTAAATATGACCTGGGCGCCGAAATAAATAGTGCTCGGATTTTGCGGGGAAGCGGCGATCGGCGGATTCCAGTTGAACCGGTATCTGTAATTGAAAATGGGACTCCCCGTGGGGCCGACGTCCTTGGGATAGGGCGTGACATTGCGCGACACGCCGGAGTTGCGATCGAGCAGGGTGATCGAGCCCCCCTCGAGATCGGTGTAGACGAGGTGAGGCGCATTGAGGTCCGGTACGGCGAAGAAGCCGTCGCTCCCGCCGATGGTGTACCAGTCGCGCTTTCGGATGCCGTTGCTGAACATCGTCGCGCTCGGCCCGACCCAGCAACCGTTGTCCTGCAGGCCTCCGTAGACAAGGTAGGGCACCTGCAGGTCGTAGGTGATGTGATAGAACTGCGCGAACGAAATGTTGTTGATGACTTCCCATGTGCGCCCGCCGTCGAGCGAAACCTGGAAGCCGCCGTCGCTGCCCGAAAGGACGTAATTGGAGTTCTTCGGATCGATCCAGAGCGCCTGGTGATCGGAGTGCACACCCTGGGCGATGCTCGAGAAGGTGCGCCCGCCATCGATGGACATCATCAGGCTGCCGCCCAAGGAATAGACTCTCTCTGGATTGTTTGGATCCACTCTCAGGTCACTGTAATAAAAAGGGCGGAAGTTGATATTCGGGTTGTTGAGCACCATGCGCCAGGTGTCGCCGCGATCATCCGAACGGAACAGATTGCCTTCGATCTTTGTCTCCGTGATCATGTAAACGGTGTTCGGATTGCTCGGGGCCACGGCCACACCGATGCGGTCCATCGGCGTTTTGGGCAGCCCCTGGATCAGCTTATCCCACGTCTCCCCGCCATCCTTGGAGCGGTAGAGTGCCGTCCGGCCGCTGCCGCTGTCGAAACGCCACGGCCTGCGGCGATAGGTGTACATGCCGGCGTAGAGGATGCTCGGATTCCGGGAATCGATATCGATGTCGGAGCAACCGGTGTCCGCGTCCAGGTAAAGTACCCTCTTCCAGGTCTTGCCGGCGTCGGTTGTCTTGAACACCCCACGTTCCTCGTTCGGCCCCCACTCGTGGCCGAGCGCTGCAATCCAGGCGGTGTTGGGATCCGTGGGATGGACACGGATGCGCTTGATCCGCTCGGTATCCGTCAGGCCCACATGCTGCCATGTCTGCCCGCCATCGGCCGAACGGTACACGCCGTCGCCAAAACCGGCATCGTTGCGTGGATCGCCTTCCCCCGTCCCGACCCAGATGACATTCGGATTGGACGGCGCGAGGGCGACGGCGCCGATGGAGGACACCTCCTGGTTGTCGAAGATCGGCGTGAATGTCATCCCGCCATTGGTGGTCTTGAAGATGCCGCCAACGGCTCCGGCGACATAATAGGTGTTCGGATCGCCCGGCACGCCCACAATGTCGGTGACGCGGCCGCCCGGATTGGCCGGACCGATGGAGCGCCAGCGCAAATTGGCCAGGCTGGCCGCGTCATTCGCTTGTGGCGCCGCATTGTAAGCCGCCAGCGGCAGAAGCGCCGCGGCCAGCAAAAATGCAAGGATCAACCGTTTCTTCATAACCCGCCTCCATATTGTCCAGATTGCAGTGTGATCGCTCCCGCGAGACCTTTCGCCGGATGTGAATGACTTCGCTCACGCTCGATCCTGAGCTTCCGGCGTTTGGGTAAATGCCTCAATTCCACCCGGCTTGATTCGATGTG
Protein-coding sequences here:
- a CDS encoding sodium:proton antiporter, coding for MPDQIVGASSQILPVNPWMILPFALLLLAIAIAPFINRHWWEKYYPHVSIGLGVIVFAYYAVCLDYRRMMETFVEYFSFIVLIGSLFVAAGGIFLHTERRATPLVNTLLLAAGALVSNILGTTGASMLLIRPFLRINRPRVRGYHIAFFIFIVSNMGGALTPTADPPLFLGYLNGVPFQWTMQKVWHIWLLAMVLVLAVFFAVDTYAHRKQADEKSRHVKSARFELRGTHSFLFLFIILAAVFARTPVREIIMISAATAAHRFARKEALRANEFTFAPIKEVAILFAGIFATMVPALDWLALNADHLGIRTAGQFYWSTGILSSFLDNAPTYLNFLGAAMGLHQLTLGNTEHIKILLTEHGRLLQAISVGAVFFGANTYIGNGPNFMVKSIAEHHGVRCPSFFGYIFRYSLPVLIPIFILIWVLFFR
- a CDS encoding cation-efflux pump; its protein translation is MTQANLQEQVREKRLVAATSVAAAIFLTGTKLVIGLITGSLGILAEAAHSGLDLAAAVITLLAVRVSDRPADESHLYGHGKVENLSALAETGLLFITCLWILYEAIRRLFFVEVEINPSVWAFLTMAISIVIDFSRSRALGRIARKYHSQALEADALHFSTDIWSSAVVLVGLGLVRYGEATGTKSIFARADAAAALIVALIVVYVSVQLGRRTIDILLDSAPAGLAEHYAAALSGVNGVLRVSRIRVRNVGSQVFVDLSVDVPRYLSFEESHAVTQRAQEAVRGVSPNADVVVHADPVSENEGVLERIRAVAARSHSAVHNITTHSTERGIWIDLDLEVDPELSFESAHLLATELETQLRQELGAGDLPTTVADVHVHIEPRSEVLAPGLEIAEAEAARYHERIEAVCRELERTRGCQDVELHRMRGKVYLSLHLLVDTDCPVGEVHGIAEELESRLRLEFPQLGRIVIHAEPAGKTLSK
- a CDS encoding SDR family NAD(P)-dependent oxidoreductase, which produces MPSVFITGAGRGFGRELLDVYAGRGWTVFPLVRDPAVAAGLNSDYGAACHPVVGDVASADVERQIFGVLERDCGSLDVLINNAGNIKKLRWLPSTAPEDIESLFRVHCVGAFRCTRAALPFLRKAGRPIVVNVTSRWGSITRTVAGHFRGIYSYQIAKCAQNMLTACLDHELRGEGIRVVALHPGKLKTDAGAVDADTPPRAAAIKLADWVQAFDPDQECACHDLMGGGFIEW